The proteins below are encoded in one region of Rana temporaria chromosome 2, aRanTem1.1, whole genome shotgun sequence:
- the LOC120927067 gene encoding protein ANTAGONIST OF LIKE HETEROCHROMATIN PROTEIN 1-like — MCAALPMIMPTVVAATAAILMEVERRRRRSRRRRYWVHPIIANRDERGQFIILYEDLRGHEDKFFNYTRMSITSFDELLGLTYHSLERQNTCFRASIQPAQRLLITLRYLATGNSFGSLHYEFKVGKSTISGIVHETCLVIWNVLKPLVFEKPTKEDWLKISDEFWERCNFPNCVGAIDGKHIRILRPFDSGSQFFNYKKYFSFVLMAVVDAKYNFIYIDVGAYGSSSDSGVFNHSTFGRMIRANSLDLPNDSSLPGTNEPALPFVFVGDEAFALGKNLLRPFSSRALSNDKRIFNYRLTRARRVVECAFGILANKWRILHTAINLSLEHAVSAVKTACALHNYVRERDGIDYEDSMMHNMEAAQWSLTRGTSSGKLIRDQFLNYFLSPAGELPWQMQAI, encoded by the exons ATGTGTGCTGCCCTGCCCATGATCATGCCTACAGTTGTTGCTgcaacagcagcaatcttgaTGGAAGTtgaaaggaggagaaggaggagtagaagaagaagatactgggTTCATCCTATCATTGCAAATAGGGATGAAAGAGGGCAGTTCATTATATTATATGAAGATCTCCGTGGGCATGAGGACAAGTTTTTTAATTATACACGCATGTCAATAACCAG tTTTGATGAATTGTTAGGACTAACGTACCATAGTTTGGAGCGCCAGAACACATGCTTCAGAGCAAGCATCCAGCCTGCACAAAGATTATTAATCACATTAAG GTACCTAGCTACAGGAAATTCATTTGGAAGTCTCCACTATGAGTTTAAGGTTGGAAAATCAACTATATCTGGCATTGTACATGAAACATGCCTTGTTATATGGAATGTACTAAAACCATTGGTCTTCGAAAAGCCTACAAAAGAAGATTGGTTGAAGATATCAGATGAATTCTGGGAGAGATGTAATTTTCCAAACTGTGTGGGAGCCATCGATGGCAAGCACATACGCATCCTGAGGCCATTTGATAGTGGGAGtcagttttttaattataaaaaatatttttcgtttGTATTAATGGCAGTGGTAGATGCCAAATATAATTTCATTTATATTGATGTGGGTGCTTATGGTAGCAGCTCTGATTCTGGTGTATTTAATCATTCCACATTTGGGAGAATGATAAGGGCGAATAGTCTGGATTTACCAAACGATTCCTCCTTGCCCGGAACAAATGAGCCAGCCCTCCCATTTGTTTTTGTAGGGGACGAAGCGTTTGCCCTTGGTAAAAATCTTCTTCGACCATTCTCAAGTAGAGCGCTGAGCAATgataaaagaatatttaattaTCGGCTCACTAGGGCACGTCGAGTAGTAGAGTGTGCATTTGGAATTCTTGCCAATAAATGGAGAATATTGCACACCGCCATCAATCTCAGTTTGGAGCATGCTGTCTCTGCTGTGAAAACTGCGTGTGCACTGCACAACTATGTGCGAGAACGTGATGGAATTGATTATGAGGATTCCATGATGCATAATATGGAGGCGGCACAGTGGAGTTTGACTAGGGGCACTAGCAGTGGGAAATTGATTCGAGATCAATTTCTTAATTACTTTCTATCGCCAGCTGGCGAGTTACCTTGGCAGATgcaggcaatttaa